One region of Thunnus albacares chromosome 20, fThuAlb1.1, whole genome shotgun sequence genomic DNA includes:
- the LOC122971658 gene encoding protein FAM117A-like — MSGRSGAGQTRGAAVGPQPLKATIPYQLASKPRPSRRDGKSAGKAKPQQLSPGMRRTMSLDAIIGPYLQGHWPKEPEGQGSLSRKDKSTQTPDSWTDKTQSRRGSSSSNSSNSSSSSSHKRSASWGSAEHLREIAKLKQQLQQRSKPAVSGGHDKDRQCGYPQGSCSLGTTQTQPIPIPLAPLSTLVPRLRCSVEGLNQELEGMFICQPTHQQHRLLEVPDGHRAPVPSQSRSSGSQSDPAATTPLSSSPTSSSPCSSPTYISSSLPNCEDALLDSHQGLIDGAEMCLLSPFSSQSEADLSLPLLISSSPGPNKSCCFQREPPEGCEKIRVWEETSAPREQKPALISSCPDPNKVNFTPHGGSAFCPVSLLKPLLPSMDLLFRSLAVSPAGSCSNQGTSSCQATSSGNRAAPPDPPAPAAVMGESSGEGLAF, encoded by the exons ATGTCAGGCCGAAGTGGAGCTGGACAGACCCGGGGAGCTGCGGTGGGTCCACAGCCCCTCAAGGCGACCATTCCCTACCAGCTGGCCAGCAAACCTCGACCCAGCCGGAGAGATGGAAAGTCAG CTGGGAAAGCCAAACCGCAGCAGCTGAGCCCCGGCATGAGGCGGACGATGTCTCTTGATGCCATCATCGGTCCGTACCTGCAGGGACACTGGCCTAAAGAACCAGAGGGTCAGGGCAGCCTGTCTCGCAAGGACAAATCCACTCAG acCCCAGACTCATGGACAGACAAAACGCAGAGCaggagaggcagcagcagcagcaacagcagcaacagcagcagcagcagtagtcaCAAACGGTCGGCATCATGGGGCAGCGCTGAACATCTCCGGGAG ATTGCTAAACTAaaacaacagctgcagcagcgCAGCAAACCTGCAGTCTCAGGGGGACATGACAAAGACCGCCAGTGTGGGTATCCTCAGGGGAGCTGTAGCCTGGGAACTACTCAG ACTCAGCCAATTCCCATCCCTCTCGCTCCCCTGTCTACACTGGTCCCTCGGCTGCGCTGCAGCGTGGAGGGCCTCAACCAAGAGCTGGAAGGCATGTTCATCTGCCAGCCAACACATCAGCAGCACAGG CTCCTTGAGGTTCCAGACGGACACCGGGCTCCAGTCCCTTCACAGAGCCGCAGCAGCGGATCTCAGAGTGACCCCGCCGCCACCACacctctctcctcatctcccacctcctcctcaccctGCTCCTCTCCCACCTATATCTCCAGCTCCCTGCCCAATTGTGAAGACGCACTTCTGGACTCGCACCAAG GGTTGATAGACGGCGCAGAGATGTGCCTCCTGTCTCCGTTCTCCTCCCAGAGCGAGGCTGACCTCTCCCTGCCTCTGCTGATCTCCTCCTCACCAGGGCCCAACAAAAGCTGCTGCTTCCAGAGAGAGCCTCCAGAAGGCTGCGAAAAGATCCGAGTCTGGGAGGAGACCAG CGCTCCACGCGAGCAGAAACCAGCCCTCATCTCCTCCTGCCCAGACCCCAACAAGGTCAACTTTACCCCCCATGGGGGCTCGGCCTTCTGCCCCGTCAGCCTCCTCAAGCCGCTGCTCCCCTCCATGGACCTGTTGTTCCGCAGCCTTGCGGTCTCCCCAGCAGGCAGTTGCTCAAACCAGGGAACAAGCTCCTGCCAGGCAACCTCCTCCGGCAACCGGGCCGCTCCTCCAGATCCCCCCGCACCCGCCGCCGTCATGGGAGAAAGCTCTGGAGAGGGCCTCGCTTTCTGA